In Liquorilactobacillus nagelii DSM 13675, the following proteins share a genomic window:
- a CDS encoding SprT family protein: MSSGNKLSEWNDQKLQRLTEKISRQFFQRPFKHQASFNSRLRTTGGRYLLVTHNIEINPLVVIHGKTELLIGVIKHELCHYHLHLMGKPHTHQAGEFKNLLMSTQGIRYVPQLQPLKLRYLYVCSDCGQRYYRQRKINLQKFVCGRCHGKLKLGSHFAS; encoded by the coding sequence ATGAGTTCTGGAAATAAATTGTCTGAATGGAATGATCAAAAACTACAACGTTTAACAGAAAAAATTTCGCGACAGTTTTTTCAGCGACCATTTAAACATCAGGCTAGTTTCAATTCAAGGTTACGAACTACGGGTGGCCGATATTTGTTAGTAACACACAATATTGAAATTAATCCATTAGTCGTTATTCATGGCAAAACGGAATTACTGATTGGAGTAATTAAACACGAACTGTGTCATTATCACCTGCATTTGATGGGAAAACCACATACACACCAAGCAGGCGAATTTAAGAATTTATTAATGTCTACTCAAGGTATTCGTTATGTTCCTCAATTACAACCGCTTAAACTTCGTTATTTATATGTTTGCAGTGATTGTGGCCAACGTTATTATCGTCAACGGAAAATTAACCTTCAAAAATTTGTTTGTGGACGATGCCATGGAAAGTTGAAATTAGGATCGCATTTTGCAAGTTGA
- a CDS encoding AEC family transporter — translation MQVFEHSIGGVLVILVMIVLGYILTERNWFDEHSGRLIAKLVTQIALPCYMVTTITHRFTARELAVMIPDLRYPVMSMMILMMIAFAIVQLLHIRDSHAGLFSSMFFNSNTVFVGLPINEALFGKASIPYVLIYYMANTTIFWTIGTYLIQRDGTKAIHFDLKKTLGKIFSPPLLGFIIGVILVLLRVHLPEFVDNDLDYIGGLTIPLSMIFIGFSISHAGLGKLSFGKDNILILLGRFLLAPVLMTLLVTPSQMPMLMKQVFILQSAMPVMTNAPVVASLYDADADYAAVMVTETTLLSLVIVPVLMVITQSIG, via the coding sequence ATGCAAGTTTTTGAACACAGTATAGGTGGGGTCTTAGTAATCCTAGTAATGATTGTGCTGGGATATATCTTGACAGAACGCAACTGGTTTGATGAACACTCTGGTCGTTTAATTGCCAAGCTTGTTACTCAAATAGCTTTGCCGTGCTACATGGTTACTACAATTACGCATCGGTTTACAGCTCGTGAACTAGCAGTAATGATTCCGGATTTGCGTTATCCGGTCATGTCGATGATGATTTTGATGATGATTGCTTTTGCTATTGTTCAATTATTACACATCCGCGACAGCCATGCGGGTTTATTTTCTTCGATGTTTTTTAACTCAAATACAGTTTTTGTTGGTTTACCAATCAATGAAGCTTTGTTTGGCAAAGCTAGTATCCCATATGTATTGATTTATTACATGGCTAACACAACAATTTTTTGGACTATTGGGACTTATTTAATTCAACGTGATGGCACCAAAGCTATCCACTTTGATTTAAAAAAGACCTTGGGAAAAATTTTTTCACCACCTTTACTGGGATTTATTATTGGAGTTATTTTAGTACTATTGCGAGTGCATTTACCAGAATTTGTAGACAATGATTTGGACTATATTGGTGGATTAACAATACCTTTATCGATGATTTTTATTGGATTTTCAATTTCTCATGCTGGTTTAGGAAAACTGTCATTTGGCAAGGATAATATTTTAATTTTATTAGGACGATTCTTGCTGGCTCCAGTATTAATGACATTATTAGTTACTCCATCGCAGATGCCAATGTTGATGAAACAGGTTTTCATTTTACAATCAGCTATGCCAGTTATGACGAATGCCCCGGTTGTTGCAAGTTTATACGATGCAGATGCCGATTATGCAGCGGTTATGGTAACGGAAACAACGTTATTATCATTAGTCATTGTACCAGTATTGATGGTTATAACGCAAAGCATTGGTTAA
- a CDS encoding beta-ketoacyl-ACP synthase III, whose product MNKTIKLTASAHYIPKKLVTNQELSQIMDTNDRWIQQHTGIQTRYYATKQNTSDLGSEVAQQLLKTSGLAAAEIDLIIVATITPDSLTPATAVLVQQKIGATKAVAFDVSAACAGFIFALSTAEKFLRSGQFQHAMVIASEVNSKMLDFQDRKSAVFFGDGAGGVLLSTTTDSNAELFYGEKLLTKPAPEVIHSGRIPVIKQIAAGQYPQLDAFYQDGHAVYDFVTNNVPRYLKNFLTEQHVTAKQIGLVVPHQANLRLIEQLSQQLEIPLERFAINVTKIGNTSSAGVAIGLDQALKAGKRPKYALLTGFGAGLAFGACLVNLFGENN is encoded by the coding sequence GTGAATAAAACAATAAAATTGACAGCAAGTGCACACTATATACCAAAGAAACTTGTGACAAATCAAGAACTGAGTCAAATCATGGATACCAATGATCGTTGGATTCAGCAGCACACAGGCATTCAGACACGTTATTATGCAACCAAACAAAACACTTCAGATTTAGGATCAGAAGTTGCTCAACAATTATTAAAGACGAGTGGATTAGCAGCAGCTGAAATTGATCTGATTATTGTCGCGACAATTACCCCTGATTCTTTGACGCCGGCAACGGCTGTTTTGGTGCAACAAAAAATTGGGGCAACCAAAGCAGTAGCTTTTGATGTTAGCGCAGCCTGTGCGGGATTCATTTTTGCACTTAGTACTGCTGAAAAATTTTTGCGTAGCGGTCAGTTTCAACACGCAATGGTCATTGCGAGTGAAGTTAATTCTAAGATGCTTGATTTTCAGGATCGAAAATCAGCAGTTTTCTTTGGTGACGGGGCAGGAGGAGTGCTACTTTCAACGACGACGGATTCAAATGCAGAATTATTTTATGGGGAAAAATTATTAACAAAACCAGCACCGGAAGTGATTCATAGCGGACGAATTCCAGTTATTAAGCAAATTGCTGCGGGACAGTATCCACAACTAGATGCTTTTTATCAAGATGGTCATGCGGTCTATGACTTTGTCACTAACAATGTTCCGCGATATTTAAAGAATTTTTTAACTGAGCAACATGTTACAGCTAAGCAAATTGGTTTAGTGGTGCCACACCAAGCTAATTTAAGATTAATTGAACAATTATCGCAGCAGTTGGAAATTCCGCTTGAACGTTTTGCAATTAATGTGACTAAAATTGGTAATACATCTTCTGCTGGAGTGGCAATTGGGCTTGATCAGGCATTGAAAGCAGGTAAACGGCCCAAGTATGCATTGTTAACTGGCTTTGGAGCTGGGCTGGCATTTGGAGCATGTTTGGTAAATCTCTTTGGAGAAAATAATTGA
- a CDS encoding LCP family protein encodes MNKRDQQDQDYLETPLRRNPNHNSHQKTANHARLRKACAFLLLISLVAFYGVGLYAYHMLGAAKTTINETYKKTNVKKLRNVSDVLQKKKPFSILLLGTDTGALGRTDKGRTDTIIIATVNPQTKRTTLTSIPRDTQVKVPGSENSYDKINSAYTIGGVSTAIKTVQNSLHIPIDFYLLINMGGLRKLVDAVGGITIKPLLTFNYSYAHVTKGKTVTLNGKQALAYSRMRYSDPEGDYGRQKRQKQVIKAIVSKAMSSSTISNYKQILNTLQNNMQTDLSYNDMLTIETNYKSAASSIKSDVLQGEDATINGLSYQVATAKEKQKISDNIRSELGLDPSTETFIGRIDQTFSDDDDSYSSSTTNYNSYSNNNNGYNNYRGN; translated from the coding sequence ATGAATAAACGTGATCAACAAGACCAAGACTATTTAGAAACACCCTTACGTCGAAATCCAAATCATAATTCTCATCAAAAAACGGCCAACCATGCTCGTCTTCGAAAAGCATGTGCCTTCTTGCTACTAATCTCCTTGGTTGCGTTTTATGGTGTTGGATTATATGCATACCACATGCTTGGCGCTGCAAAAACAACTATTAATGAAACATATAAAAAAACCAATGTTAAAAAGCTAAGGAACGTCTCGGATGTTCTACAGAAAAAGAAACCGTTCTCGATTTTATTGCTCGGTACCGATACTGGAGCATTAGGACGTACTGACAAAGGGCGGACCGATACAATTATTATTGCAACAGTCAATCCCCAAACCAAGCGAACAACTTTAACAAGTATTCCCCGTGATACTCAGGTAAAAGTTCCTGGCTCTGAAAACTCTTACGATAAAATCAATTCTGCTTACACTATCGGTGGAGTTTCAACAGCGATCAAAACCGTTCAAAATAGCCTGCACATTCCAATCGATTTTTATTTACTGATCAATATGGGAGGATTACGTAAATTAGTTGATGCAGTTGGTGGTATTACCATTAAACCTTTGCTAACTTTTAACTATAGCTACGCTCATGTGACTAAGGGAAAAACTGTGACCTTAAACGGGAAACAAGCACTTGCTTACTCCAGAATGCGTTATTCCGATCCAGAAGGCGATTATGGCCGGCAAAAGCGACAAAAACAGGTAATTAAAGCGATTGTCAGTAAAGCAATGTCTTCATCAACGATTAGTAATTACAAACAAATTTTAAATACGCTCCAAAATAATATGCAAACCGATCTAAGTTACAATGATATGTTAACAATCGAAACTAACTATAAATCGGCTGCTAGCTCAATCAAATCAGATGTACTTCAAGGCGAAGATGCGACCATTAATGGACTATCTTATCAAGTAGCAACTGCTAAAGAAAAGCAAAAGATTTCAGACAACATTCGCAGTGAATTAGGATTGGATCCTTCTACTGAAACATTTATTGGTCGTATTGATCAGACTTTTTCTGATGATGATGATAGCTACAGTTCTAGTACAACAAACTATAATTCCTATTCTAATAACAATAACGGATATAATAATTATCGCGGTAATTAG